The sequence TCCTTGCTTCCCTGATTCGTATCCGGATGATATTTTTTAGCGAGCTTACGGTAAGCCCGTTTGATTTCTGCTTCCGAAGCATCCCGGCCGACATCGAGCAGTTCATAGTAATCCGCCATGCCTTGTCTCTCCCCTTCATTTCTTGCGCGGATTAGGAAGCCCGCATTTCCCAATCTGAGGTGGGGAATACGGGCTTCTGTTAAGACAACCCTATCCGCTGCCCTAAGGCATTAGCTGTATAACGGAATGCGAGATTATACCGCGTAGCCGCCGTCGATCTTTGCCAGCTCGGTCTTGTCTTTTTTCTGTTTAATGAAGATCGAGAATGTACCCACTCCTTCGGTGTCGCCGAAGCTTTCGTTGTAATCTACAACAAAAGCGTTAGGGAAGGAAATTTTGCGCACAACCTGATCGGCCGCGATAACTTCCAGAGTAAGCTTGCGGTAGCAATCCGCTTTCTCAGCGGGTACAAGCGACCAGAGCGCCAGCTTCATGGTGTCGTCTGCTTTGTCTCCATCCGTTGCGGTAATAATTTTGCCGCTGATACGCAGCGTCGAGCCTACGTCTGTGGAGCGGGCGTTGGAATCATCCGGTGTGTCTGTGTCATAAACAACCTTTTGAATATTGTCCAAGCCCACCTCAATCGTTTCTTGTCCTTCAATTGTCAGTCTGAATCCCATCTGTGTTTCCTCCTTAGAATAAATTTTGATTTCCGGGAAGCTTTCGCTTGGCCGGAATTTATGTATAAAGGCGAATCGGTTAAGAAACGCCTTTAATACCTTTTTCACAGTGCCCATCACGCTTTCACAGGGCTGGTTCCCTTGGTAATCATGACTTCAAGGTTCTTGACATTGCCGTTGAAGACCAGATCGATATGGCACAGGTTGTTCTTCTCATCAATCACATAACTGATGTCATCCCCGTCCTGAATGATCGAGTTGATATATCCTCTTGTGCCGACCCACTTGCTCTTTTGGCTGCTCGGGTTGTTACTGAAGAAACGGACGATATTCTCATGCTTGAAATCCCCGGTCTGGTAGCGGAGAATCCGCTCGATATACGTGCTGACCAGTGTCTTGTAGATAGAATCGAATCCGTCCTCCGATAACGCCATACTTCTGGCTTTGTACACCGTAATCCGGCGGATGTCTTTATCCTGCAGCTGCGCATTTTCCGATGAGAACACAAACCCGAAGTTTTTCCGGTTGATCGCATCCTTGATGCTGTTCGTAAAGCCTGTAATCTCTTTGGCCATTGTCGTTACCGTGCGCAGACTGTTGTCTCCCGCTTCAATGTCGAAGCGCGCTCCCGGAAAGTCCTTGTTGACCGTTTTGAACGTTTCCCGCAGATACTCCGGACATTGATATGCGGCAGCGAGTCCTGCGGCTACATAAGCAGCTCCGACATACACGCCTTCAATCCACAATTTCAGAATGTCTTCCTTCTCCTTGGACAGTTCCACGCCATTCTCCGTTTGCAGCATCTTGCTGTCAATGATTACGCCCGATTTCTCTTTCGGAATGATGGTGAAATTCGGGACACAAGGAATGGCAAATTCGCTGTATTCCTTGCGGACCAGCGGGGCGCATTTGTCGATATACTTATCGATGCCCGCTGTCGCCATGCTGTTAAAGGTCGTATCTTCCCCGGATTCGAAATTGAAGAAGATTTGAATTTTGTAATCCTTGACCACCTGAAGCAGCATGGACAGTGATTCCATCGTGTACCCGTCATTCTTCACAACCTTCTCATTGCCTTTAAAGCGTTCGCGCGATACCTTGACTTTGCCTGCAGTTTCCAGTTCAACCGATGGCACAATGCCGAACCAGATCGTGTCGCTGAAATCATTCTTCGAGTTGACGGTGTTAAGGAACGTCTCCAGACGCGGGATGTTGCTGCTCTTCACGAGCATATCGAGCTTGCTGTTGGCAATCAGCATCGTCGGCAGCATACCTTTGTTCTTGGTGGCGTACTGGTCAAAGAACAGTTTGACGCCAATAATTTTCTCGACAAGCGGCTTAACGGTCTTAACAAAATCATCCTTGGCATTCTTATAAAATTCCAGGTAGGTATTGTAGTTCTGTACCTCCAGCTCCGTGTTCACTTCCGCATGCACGGCAGGGAGCGGTACGAAGGTACGGACAACCAAATCCTTCACGTAATTGGATGGGCTCTCCGTAATGGAGTCATAGTCCTCCCCAAAGACGGCCGATAAATCGCCTGCCCCGTTCTCATCCAGCAGTACCAGCTCTGTGCTGTCGCTTTTCGGCGCTTCAATAATCTTGAGCTCGCCGCCCTCGCCGATGGTCAGCATGCCGATCTGAACGGCTTCTCCCGCATTCTCTTCCTGTGCTCCGCCAAGCAGAAGCCGGGTCTTGATATCCTCGATCGCCAGCGGCAGCATGGCCATAACATTGTTGTAGTTTCGGCTCGCTTCCTCGAACATTGCGTTCAGCTTATCGCCCATATCGAGCTTTTTCGGGTCGCCTTCATCCAGCTGATCATATTGCCCGTACAGATAATGAATTTCTTTGCGCACCTGGCGGATATCATCCATCACTTTTTTGGGCGAAATCATATCAAGCAGGTTCTCGAATTTAAAATCGACGTTCGTGATGCCCTGGCTGCGTTTCGTATCAATCAGGGTAAACAGCATTTTCAGAAAATCATTGTTCTGATCCACCCGGATCTCCGAAATCATCTCGTCGGGAATGCCATCCGGCTTGCGCAGCGTATACATCACCTTCTGGTTGGCCGCGTTAAAAAACGAGTATACCGTCGGGGTAAACTTGTCCAGAAATTCATCGAAGCTGCGGACCAGCAGCTGCTGGTTAATCTCTTTAATGCGGTCGTCGCTTAAGCTGTCAATCCCTTTGACATCACCTACGATGGTAATCAGATCAAGCTTTTCCGGATTAATCTCCTCAAAAAGAATGGTGCGGTTCGTTTGATTGATAATCTCCATTCATGTTCGGCAGCTCAATTGCCAAAATATTGTCGATTCGCCATCCGCTGTACGAATGCCAAATACCCAGGACCTTGTCACCCATTTCGCTGCCTCCTCCTCCCTCAGTGCATATGTATGGTCGTCCGTTAGACTCAAGGAACATACATTCCCATGTCTCGCGGTTCTTCCTGAATTTCTACAAAAGCCGATTGTATTCCAGATAATTCCTCAATCTCACACCTAATATTAACGACGGCCTATTATTTTTGTCAATTTAAGTCATTCATATAAAAAACAGGTCCTATAGACTCATAGTTCCGTGAAATTACGAAAATTTCTATGCAAATAGACCTTATTACAAAATTCTCTATTCATTCCAAAATGCTGCCGTCCGATAAAGTAATGTTAGATTTTAGGGTATTGTTCATATTCAGGAATGGGTTCCATCTTGATCCGCTAAACGGTCCGAAGGTTCGGGAATGGTTCGAAAAAGCAAGGGGCTCAGGCACATAGCGGTAAATCCAGTCAAAATTCAGGGAGGAGATTATGAAGAACCTAAAGAAATACAGGACTAAGGCTGTCGTGACTTTTGTACTATTTTTAATTTTTGTTCAAACTTTTTTTTCTGCCGGTTTGACCGGATCCGCGGAGGCTGCTTCCTCGGCCCTTCCTGCCGGATATGACGTTGTGTTTGTTATGGATACCAGCTATTCAATGCGAGAATCGGACAAGGAAGGAATCGCCACTGAAGTCGTGAAAATGTTCATGGACATGAGCGACGCCAGCCGCACCAAGGTCGGATTTGTCGCTTACAATCACCAGATTGTCGCCGCTAGTCCCCTCGCCTCCATTGCAGTGGCGGCCCGGCGGACGGGAATTCAAACGGACATTTCCAGCCTGAAACGGTCCGGATATACGGATCTGGGCCTCGGTCTCCGCAAAGGAGCGGATCTGCTTGCTTCCGGGACGGGAGAAGGAAGAAAGCCGTTTCTGATTCTGCTCTCCGATGGCGAGACGGACTTCGGTCCTTTTTCCAGCTCACGGACCAAAGCGGATTCCGACCGGGATGTGGCCTCTGTAATTAAATCGGCCAAGGCCAGAAACTATCCCGTCTATACGATCGGGCTTAATCACAACGGAGCCGTAAACCGGAAGGAGCTGGAGCAAATTGCCGGGGAAACCGGCGGGAGCTCATATATTACGAGCAGCGCGGATGATCTTCCGGAAATCGTCAACCGTATTTTCGCTAGTCAGATTCGTTCCCAGCTCATGCAGACCGCCGGCATCACCGCGACTGGTTCACTCCAAGACGTAATGGTGACCATTCCCGATTCCAGCATGGAGGAAGCGAATCTCGTCCTGCTCTCCGAGCATCGGCTGAAAGAGGCGCAGCTGTACTATAATTCGGACAATATCCGAAGATATGAATCGAACCGGTACGTCATTCTGAAAATCGGCCATCCGGCAGCCGGGTCGCTGAAGCTGAAGCTGCGGGGACAGGCGGGCGATCTGATCAAAGTCAATTTGCTTGGAAGCTACGCGCTGGAAGTAGACAGCAAGATGACTGGCGGAGGGGCGAGCGGGAAGAATGCCGGAAACGGAGCGTCCCGGCTTGCGGGGGGAGAAACCCTAAAAGGGCAGGAGACCGCTTTTGAAGCGCGGCTTGTGACCGGCGGCGGGCAGCCGCTCCAAAATGAAGATGTCTATACCTCGCTTAAAGCAGAGCTTGTTGTCACTTCGGCGAACGGTCAGAGCAAGAAGCAGATTCCAATGGTCTATAAGTCCGGAAGCTTCCGTGCGAAGTACAGCTTCCCGCAGACGGGAAAATATACATGGCAGGTTAAAATGCACGGCGCGGCTTTCTACCGGAATGGAATAGTAAATAACGTCCATGCAGTGAACACCGGACCTGAGGCGACGGGGAATTGGAAGCTCCATGCCATCCGCGAGGACGGGGAAATCCGGCTGAATCTGGACGATTATTTTCACG is a genomic window of Paenibacillus durus ATCC 35681 containing:
- a CDS encoding VWA domain-containing protein — its product is MKNLKKYRTKAVVTFVLFLIFVQTFFSAGLTGSAEAASSALPAGYDVVFVMDTSYSMRESDKEGIATEVVKMFMDMSDASRTKVGFVAYNHQIVAASPLASIAVAARRTGIQTDISSLKRSGYTDLGLGLRKGADLLASGTGEGRKPFLILLSDGETDFGPFSSSRTKADSDRDVASVIKSAKARNYPVYTIGLNHNGAVNRKELEQIAGETGGSSYITSSADDLPEIVNRIFASQIRSQLMQTAGITATGSLQDVMVTIPDSSMEEANLVLLSEHRLKEAQLYYNSDNIRRYESNRYVILKIGHPAAGSLKLKLRGQAGDLIKVNLLGSYALEVDSKMTGGGASGKNAGNGASRLAGGETLKGQETAFEARLVTGGGQPLQNEDVYTSLKAELVVTSANGQSKKQIPMVYKSGSFRAKYSFPQTGKYTWQVKMHGAAFYRNGIVNNVHAVNTGPEATGNWKLHAIREDGEIRLNLDDYFHDANNDPLTFSAADEKAFDLGRYKWEGHTLVLSSLRTGEAGLKLTAADPQGETASAVLLLTVESRYTVLKWSLGGALLAIAAGVLLYFCFRPRPDFTGKLEGLFLATASGNEVPVKSWPLTSFPGRKVTLNELFHSLAVHEPLPEAERIVFTPGKNGMLTVKHDTRCAVQHGKTPVARNQKAVMSYNEKLYITFEDGITEIELRYKAIKPVTNIYTGGDSNRAG